In Candidatus Eisenbacteria bacterium, one DNA window encodes the following:
- a CDS encoding cytochrome c3 family protein, producing MSREIPLRHLPLILVTCAALGVLSVLPGRTPGAQDRVRASEVCLNCHGGQDSTLAGSPHWAGQIHEGAAAVVACTDCHAGDSLHWQEDPAAHRMTNPSKVSASAEALICSTCHQNSHQQNMVEKNVHLANNVSCSGCHKVHDSKNPALLKMAQDKLCLDCHASVEGQFARPYRHPVPEGVLQCVDCHKTLDQTSRELSLNGKNTVCFSCHGQFAGPFPFEHQATLEHSTEEGGCLNCHEPHGSSLPRMMKQPYEPPHYQLCTQCHSVPRHFSNTNHGTTFAGVPCNDCHTDIHGSYDNRLLVHPSLEAQGCFNAGCHHN from the coding sequence ATGTCACGTGAGATTCCGCTCCGGCACTTGCCTCTAATCCTGGTGACCTGCGCGGCCCTCGGAGTGCTCTCCGTCCTCCCGGGGCGCACACCCGGAGCTCAGGATCGGGTGCGCGCGAGTGAGGTGTGCCTCAACTGTCACGGGGGGCAGGACTCGACACTGGCGGGAAGCCCCCACTGGGCGGGGCAGATCCACGAGGGCGCCGCGGCCGTCGTGGCCTGCACCGACTGCCATGCCGGTGACAGCCTGCACTGGCAGGAGGATCCCGCGGCGCATCGGATGACGAACCCCTCGAAGGTGAGTGCCTCCGCCGAAGCGCTGATCTGCTCGACCTGCCACCAGAACTCGCACCAGCAGAACATGGTCGAGAAGAACGTCCATTTGGCGAACAACGTTTCGTGCAGTGGGTGCCACAAAGTCCACGACTCGAAGAACCCCGCGCTCCTCAAGATGGCCCAGGACAAGCTGTGCCTGGATTGCCACGCCAGCGTGGAGGGACAGTTTGCGCGGCCCTACCGGCATCCGGTGCCGGAGGGCGTCCTCCAATGCGTCGATTGCCACAAGACGCTCGACCAGACGTCGCGCGAGTTGTCGTTGAACGGCAAGAACACCGTGTGCTTCAGCTGTCACGGCCAGTTCGCCGGGCCGTTCCCCTTCGAGCACCAGGCCACGCTCGAGCACTCGACGGAGGAGGGCGGCTGCTTGAATTGCCACGAGCCGCACGGGTCGTCCCTGCCACGCATGATGAAGCAGCCCTACGAGCCGCCGCACTACCAGCTCTGCACCCAGTGCCACTCGGTGCCGCGCCACTTCTCGAACACGAATCACGGAACGACTTTCGCGGGAGTGCCCTGCAACGACTGCCACACCGACATCCACGGCTCCTACGACAACCGGCTGCTCGTGCATCCGTCTCTCGAGGCCCAGGGTTGCTTCAACGCGGGCTGTCATCACAACTAG
- a CDS encoding Rieske (2Fe-2S) protein produces MPEHLERRGRSGPPPGVGESHPTRRRFLDLLSKAFLGLWGLGIAGAIGAYLRPPEHGSGMAERTVRVGLLEDLKIGEARLVRHGISPFYVVRLDATRIVALSAVCTHVRCILGFDRERRALTCPCHDGRFDLAGQVLSGPPPRPLPSYSVSVRAGEVFVQL; encoded by the coding sequence ATGCCTGAGCATCTCGAGCGCCGTGGGCGGTCCGGGCCCCCCCCGGGCGTCGGCGAGTCCCACCCGACGCGGAGGCGTTTCCTCGACTTGCTCTCGAAGGCGTTCCTCGGGCTGTGGGGCTTGGGTATCGCCGGGGCGATCGGGGCCTACCTCCGTCCGCCTGAGCACGGATCAGGCATGGCCGAGCGCACCGTGCGCGTCGGGCTCCTCGAGGACCTCAAGATCGGCGAGGCCCGGTTGGTGCGCCACGGGATCTCGCCCTTCTACGTGGTGCGGCTCGACGCCACGCGGATCGTCGCGCTCTCGGCGGTGTGCACGCACGTGCGCTGCATCCTGGGATTCGACCGCGAGCGCCGCGCGCTGACCTGTCCGTGCCACGACGGCCGCTTCGACCTCGCGGGCCAGGTGCTCTCGGGTCCCCCGCCGCGTCCTCTGCCATCCTATTCGGTGTCGGTGCGCGCCGGCGAAGTGTTCGTCCAGCTGTGA
- a CDS encoding cytochrome b N-terminal domain-containing protein — protein MSEAPAGDSTGGGARPGGPSNEGGGWVGWLEHRLNLTEIFSFLSHFGLVYTPVDNTRPVREVVREVARMPVPAYTRGPRLLGLLTVILFGLEVVTGVLLTYYYRPTPEAAFASTRDIVRDLPLGWLVHQLHAWGAWLLAMIVVVRLLRFFWDGLYRAPREVLWWSAVAMAWLVLQSDFTGKLLTWDSHAYWSAVRGMEVVFALPVVGSMLAFLLGGQVINENVLLRFYVLHLLVLPTAFAVFLYLTFATLRRVGLSPVTESRARGATTFREHLYGMAILTALMLGVLATLAVMVPFRFGTAADPYSTPAGARPPWYMLAPYAIIQFAPGPTWLLGLALLAVAFGVLLLPLWAPRDTASRSMGRARIVGIAVLAVWAGLSILGAILERR, from the coding sequence GTGAGCGAAGCCCCGGCCGGCGATTCGACGGGCGGCGGCGCGCGGCCCGGCGGCCCATCAAACGAAGGCGGCGGCTGGGTCGGGTGGCTGGAGCACCGGCTCAATCTCACCGAGATCTTCTCGTTCCTCTCGCATTTCGGGCTGGTCTACACGCCGGTCGACAACACGCGACCGGTGCGAGAAGTGGTGCGCGAGGTGGCGCGGATGCCGGTGCCGGCCTACACGCGCGGACCGCGCCTGCTCGGGCTCCTGACGGTCATCCTGTTCGGCCTCGAGGTGGTGACCGGCGTCCTGCTCACCTATTACTACCGCCCGACTCCGGAAGCGGCGTTCGCAAGCACGCGCGACATCGTGCGCGACCTGCCGCTCGGCTGGCTGGTCCACCAGCTTCACGCCTGGGGCGCCTGGCTACTCGCCATGATCGTGGTCGTGCGTCTGCTGCGCTTCTTCTGGGACGGGCTCTATCGCGCGCCGCGCGAGGTGCTGTGGTGGAGCGCGGTGGCGATGGCGTGGCTGGTCCTCCAGTCCGACTTCACCGGCAAGCTCCTGACCTGGGACTCGCACGCCTACTGGTCGGCGGTGCGCGGCATGGAGGTGGTGTTCGCCCTGCCGGTGGTGGGTTCGATGCTGGCGTTCCTCCTCGGCGGCCAAGTGATCAATGAGAACGTCCTGCTGCGCTTCTACGTGCTGCACCTGCTGGTGCTGCCGACCGCGTTCGCGGTGTTCCTCTACCTCACCTTCGCGACCCTCCGACGGGTGGGCCTGAGCCCGGTGACGGAATCCCGCGCGCGCGGCGCGACCACGTTCCGCGAACATCTCTACGGCATGGCGATCCTGACGGCGCTCATGCTCGGCGTGCTCGCCACCCTTGCGGTGATGGTCCCATTCCGCTTCGGGACGGCGGCGGATCCGTACTCGACGCCGGCCGGCGCGCGACCGCCGTGGTACATGCTGGCGCCCTACGCGATCATCCAATTCGCCCCGGGGCCGACGTGGCTTCTGGGCCTGGCGCTGCTGGCGGTGGCGTTCGGGGTGCTCCTGCTGCCGCTGTGGGCTCCGAGGGACACGGCCAGCCGAAGCATGGGGCGCGCGCGCATAGTGGGAATCGCGGTCCTGGCGGTTTGGGCGGGGCTCAGCATCCTGGGCGCAATTCTGGAGCGGCGATGA
- a CDS encoding cytochrome c3 family protein has product MRLPGLGPDSRLARWVGRAGGGRLTPRGLRLATLVAGLVLGFGLIAMIFMVQASSTPTFCGTCHIMKPYYESWKHSKHNQVACVDCHIAPGLTSEVRKKFEAVSMVAKYFTGTYSTNPWAEVDDAACLRCHERRLLEGREVFHDVMFDHRPHLTESRRGLNLRCTSCHSQIVQGSHISVTTSTCALCHFKGQPPNEGTGRCLTCHEIPERVVSSAGVAFDHGQVRRLDMDCRSCHAGVVRGEGNVPRERCLTCHNQPSRLAELGDRDLLHRKHVTEHKVDCMNCHLQIEHGSVPPPGASQAAAGTAGQPTGQMPATLSAAHAGATACQACHGSGHTPQQDLYAGIGGRGVPRMPGPMYLAGVTCEGCHNPALTPVVASNELAGTHSTRASGVSCMSCHGPAYKKIFDAWQRGLASRMGALRSQMDATNAAMGVSPPAAWEDARHNFLLVEKGHGIHNVNFAYTLLEKAHDQMNEARVSRRLGSLERPWPSIAAGSVDCLTCHQGIERQSGAFGSRTFAHAPHVATAALDCQTCHRPHAERAPGEVVRYGAKGCVPCHHQKTPAAAETCGKCHVDVTTRTVTSFRGEFSHKAHIDQGLECATCHESGAVDPRPAKTACGQCHEGG; this is encoded by the coding sequence ATGCGCCTGCCCGGCCTCGGCCCCGACTCGCGGCTCGCCCGGTGGGTCGGCCGCGCGGGGGGCGGACGACTGACGCCGCGCGGGCTCCGGCTCGCGACGCTGGTTGCCGGACTGGTGCTCGGTTTCGGCCTGATCGCGATGATCTTCATGGTGCAGGCGTCCTCGACGCCCACATTCTGCGGCACCTGCCACATCATGAAGCCCTACTACGAGTCCTGGAAGCATTCGAAGCACAACCAGGTGGCGTGCGTGGATTGCCACATCGCGCCTGGCCTCACCTCCGAAGTACGCAAGAAGTTCGAGGCGGTCTCGATGGTGGCCAAGTACTTCACCGGCACCTACAGCACCAATCCGTGGGCCGAGGTGGACGACGCCGCCTGCCTACGCTGCCACGAGCGGCGGCTGTTGGAGGGCCGCGAGGTCTTCCACGACGTCATGTTCGATCACCGCCCCCACCTGACCGAGAGCCGCCGCGGGCTCAACTTGCGCTGCACCTCGTGCCACTCGCAGATCGTCCAGGGCAGCCACATCTCGGTCACCACCTCGACCTGCGCGCTCTGCCATTTCAAGGGCCAGCCGCCCAATGAAGGCACCGGCCGCTGCCTCACCTGTCACGAGATCCCCGAGCGCGTGGTGAGCAGCGCCGGCGTGGCGTTCGATCACGGCCAGGTCAGGCGGCTCGACATGGACTGCCGCTCGTGCCATGCGGGCGTGGTGCGCGGCGAGGGCAACGTCCCGCGGGAGCGCTGCCTCACCTGCCACAACCAGCCCTCGCGCCTGGCCGAGCTCGGCGATCGCGACCTGCTCCACCGCAAGCACGTGACCGAGCACAAAGTGGACTGCATGAACTGCCACCTGCAGATCGAGCACGGCAGCGTTCCCCCGCCCGGGGCGAGCCAGGCCGCCGCTGGCACCGCAGGCCAGCCGACGGGACAGATGCCTGCGACCCTCTCCGCGGCCCATGCGGGCGCCACGGCCTGCCAGGCCTGTCATGGCTCCGGCCACACCCCGCAGCAGGATCTTTATGCCGGAATCGGTGGGCGCGGAGTGCCGCGCATGCCCGGGCCGATGTACCTGGCGGGCGTCACCTGCGAGGGCTGCCACAACCCCGCGCTCACGCCGGTCGTTGCCTCCAACGAGCTCGCCGGCACCCATTCCACGCGGGCGAGCGGCGTCTCGTGCATGTCGTGCCACGGCCCGGCGTACAAGAAGATCTTCGACGCCTGGCAGCGGGGGCTCGCCTCGCGCATGGGGGCATTGCGCTCGCAGATGGACGCGACCAACGCCGCGATGGGCGTCTCCCCTCCCGCGGCGTGGGAGGACGCCCGCCACAATTTCCTGCTGGTCGAAAAGGGACACGGCATCCACAACGTCAACTTTGCGTACACGCTGCTCGAGAAGGCGCACGACCAGATGAACGAGGCGCGCGTGAGCCGGCGGCTCGGTTCGCTGGAGCGTCCCTGGCCGAGCATCGCGGCGGGCTCGGTCGACTGCCTCACCTGTCACCAGGGGATCGAGCGGCAGAGCGGAGCGTTCGGCTCGCGCACCTTCGCCCATGCGCCGCACGTGGCCACGGCGGCTCTCGACTGCCAGACCTGCCACCGCCCGCACGCCGAGCGCGCGCCCGGCGAGGTGGTCCGCTATGGCGCCAAGGGCTGCGTGCCCTGCCATCACCAGAAGACCCCCGCCGCGGCCGAAACCTGCGGCAAGTGCCACGTTGATGTAACCACCCGCACGGTGACGAGCTTCCGGGGCGAGTTCTCGCACAAGGCGCACATCGATCAGGGTCTCGAGTGCGCGACCTGCCACGAGTCAGGTGCGGTCGACCCGCGGCCGGCGAAGACCGCCTGCGGTCAGTGTCACGAGGGAGGGTAG
- a CDS encoding 4Fe-4S dicluster domain-containing protein, giving the protein MNKRQFLKGMILFIAAGPDFAALARASHAKASDSTRTGGAGDPTDIGLGDYDPSEHWYGMGIEIDKCIGCNRCVEACKAENDVPDEPYYFRTWIERYSVLANGETEVECISVNPGKQQEEPPAEKRDVVRTFFVPKLCNHCAHPPCVQVCPVGATFATQDGVVIVDQERCLGCRYCIQACPYGARFLNPRTKTADKCTFCYHRVVKGLMPACVEVCPTGARVFGDLKSRASRLVRMQRMSKISVLKPDLNTEPKVYYSQLDGEVR; this is encoded by the coding sequence ATGAACAAGCGCCAGTTCCTTAAGGGGATGATCCTCTTCATCGCCGCCGGCCCCGACTTCGCCGCTCTCGCCCGCGCGTCGCACGCGAAGGCGTCGGATAGCACGCGGACTGGCGGCGCGGGTGACCCCACCGACATCGGGCTCGGCGACTACGACCCTTCCGAGCACTGGTACGGCATGGGCATCGAGATCGACAAGTGCATCGGCTGCAATCGCTGCGTCGAGGCGTGCAAGGCCGAGAACGACGTCCCCGACGAGCCCTACTACTTCCGCACCTGGATCGAGCGCTATTCGGTTCTCGCCAACGGCGAGACCGAGGTCGAGTGCATCAGCGTCAACCCCGGCAAGCAGCAGGAGGAGCCGCCCGCCGAGAAGCGGGACGTCGTCCGCACTTTCTTCGTGCCCAAGCTCTGCAACCATTGCGCGCATCCGCCGTGCGTGCAGGTGTGTCCGGTAGGAGCGACCTTCGCGACCCAGGACGGCGTGGTGATCGTGGACCAGGAGCGCTGCCTCGGCTGCCGCTACTGCATCCAAGCCTGCCCGTATGGCGCCCGCTTCCTCAACCCGCGCACCAAGACCGCCGACAAGTGCACGTTCTGCTACCACCGCGTGGTGAAGGGGCTGATGCCGGCGTGCGTCGAAGTGTGCCCCACCGGGGCCCGGGTGTTCGGCGACCTCAAGAGCCGGGCCAGCCGCCTCGTGCGCATGCAGCGGATGAGCAAGATCAGCGTGCTCAAACCCGACCTCAACACCGAGCCCAAGGTCTATTACTCGCAGCTCGATGGAGAAGTCCGATGA
- the nrfD gene encoding NrfD/PsrC family molybdoenzyme membrane anchor subunit — translation MIAEIPPGLSEMLRQVTGFIYPNEVEIHWSILIVVYPYLTGLVAGAFILASLMKVFNVEAVRPTYRLSLLTALAFLLVAPFPLLLHLGHPERSFEIFLAPQLSSAMAMFGFVYAWYLMGVLLLEIWFEFRRDLIVLAQGERSPLRWVHRALSLFSSDISDDAVAFDHKAIKIITLIGIPSAFLLHGYVGFIFGSVKANPWWGSVLMPIVFLMSAIVSGIAMVILLYMILTWLRRERTDMKCLDTITSYLFYAVIVDFSLEALDFIHRLYQSEESVGILGQLISNKLFVSLFVIQVLVGMVVPLCMLIAAKAAKLGEGRRRLVYLVAVILIQLGIFSTRWNVVIGGQLFSKSFRGLMTYKMEVLGIEGLVTALVLLIAPFVLLAILLWVLPVRRLEEQASPAL, via the coding sequence ATGATCGCCGAAATCCCCCCCGGCCTGTCCGAGATGCTGCGTCAAGTCACCGGCTTCATCTATCCCAACGAGGTCGAGATCCACTGGTCGATCTTGATCGTGGTCTACCCCTACCTCACCGGGCTGGTGGCGGGGGCGTTCATCCTGGCGTCGCTCATGAAGGTGTTCAACGTCGAGGCGGTTCGGCCGACCTACCGGCTGTCACTGCTCACCGCGCTCGCGTTCCTGCTTGTGGCACCGTTCCCGCTGCTCCTCCACCTCGGCCACCCGGAGCGCTCGTTCGAGATCTTCCTCGCCCCGCAGCTTTCCTCCGCGATGGCCATGTTCGGGTTCGTCTACGCCTGGTATCTCATGGGCGTGCTGCTGCTGGAGATCTGGTTCGAGTTCCGCCGCGACCTGATCGTGCTCGCCCAGGGGGAAAGGAGCCCGCTGCGCTGGGTCCACCGGGCTCTGTCGCTGTTCTCCAGCGACATTAGCGACGACGCGGTCGCCTTCGACCACAAGGCGATCAAGATCATCACGCTGATCGGCATCCCGTCCGCGTTCCTGCTCCATGGCTACGTGGGGTTCATCTTCGGTTCGGTGAAGGCGAATCCCTGGTGGGGCAGCGTGCTGATGCCGATCGTGTTCCTCATGTCGGCGATCGTCTCGGGGATCGCGATGGTCATCCTCCTCTATATGATCCTCACCTGGCTCCGCAGAGAGCGCACGGACATGAAGTGCCTGGACACGATCACGTCGTATCTCTTCTACGCGGTGATCGTGGATTTCTCCCTGGAGGCCCTCGACTTCATCCACCGCCTCTACCAGAGCGAGGAGTCTGTCGGGATACTGGGCCAGCTCATCTCGAACAAGCTGTTCGTGAGCCTGTTCGTGATCCAGGTGCTGGTCGGCATGGTGGTCCCGCTCTGCATGCTCATCGCGGCCAAGGCCGCGAAGCTGGGCGAGGGCCGGCGGCGGCTCGTCTACCTGGTGGCCGTGATCCTGATCCAGCTCGGCATCTTCAGCACACGCTGGAACGTGGTGATCGGCGGCCAGCTCTTCTCCAAGAGCTTCCGCGGCCTCATGACCTACAAGATGGAGGTGTTGGGGATCGAGGGGCTCGTCACTGCCCTCGTGCTCCTCATCGCCCCGTTCGTCCTCCTCGCGATCCTGCTATGGGTGCTGCCGGTGCGCAGGCTGGAGGAGCAGGCTTCGCCGGCCTTGTGA
- a CDS encoding cytochrome c3 family protein, protein MRVRHGLASLLVIATIALAVYAWSAPASAPPPAAGPPDSEECGMCHQPGPSTGRRVPDEPPNYNAAALRSSPHAGLACTSCHQDLHGKEFPHAPKLAKVECGNCHAAEHGQYAESIHGRAAARGEKLAPSCKSCHGGHDVMRAREPRSPTHVVSIPLLCGRCHHEGSPVQIKYNIPQDSILANYSESIHGEGLYRKGLLVTAVCTSCHTAHQVLPHTDPRSSIARQNVAKTCTQCHVRIEEVHRKVVRGELWEKQAHVIPACVDCHQPHRARRVFYTQGMADQDCLSCHERPGLRAADGRSMHVRAGELADSRHARVACAQCHTGVTASEQRPCRTVIAKVDCSVCHADQVDTWRRSTHGMLTAKGSPDAPDCAECHGTHGVQGHLQTHSPTYARNVPELCGQCHRAGQKAAVRYQGGQKEIVEHYVESIHGKGLLKSGLVVTATCVDCHTAHGELPKSDPASTVHPANVARTCAQCHRGIYEQFVTSIHSPAVSKSKERLPGCADCHSAHSIERTDRQDFRLEIMSQCGQCHQDLARTYFDTYHGKVSKLGYLKTAKCYDCHGAHDILPPWEPKSHLSRANIVATCNRCHPGSNRRFAGYLTHATHHDPKRYPALFWTFWGMTGLLVGTFLVAGVHTLAWLPRSLRYRRELKRTHATESAVHVRRFPTLYRNLHLAVIVSFLGLALTGMTLKFSYMTWAWWLARLLGGFEAAGFIHRVCALITFGYFGIHVWDMVRRKRTSGVSWRRFITGPSGMLPGRVDLREFWQSAKWFLGRGKRPEYGRWTYWEKFDYFAVFWGVSIIGATGLLLWFPTFFTRIIPGWLLNVATIIHSDEALLAVGFIFTVHFFNTHFRPEKFPMDTVIFTGTVPLEEFKKDRPREYQELLESGELQQRLEPAPSPQKVHAWRVFGSIALGIGILLVVLILYAAIFGYR, encoded by the coding sequence GTGAGGGTGCGTCACGGCCTGGCGTCGCTCCTCGTCATTGCGACCATCGCGCTCGCCGTGTACGCCTGGAGCGCGCCGGCGAGTGCGCCGCCGCCCGCGGCCGGCCCCCCGGACTCGGAAGAGTGCGGGATGTGCCACCAGCCGGGGCCCTCGACCGGCAGGCGCGTCCCCGACGAGCCGCCCAACTACAACGCTGCCGCCCTCCGGAGCTCGCCCCACGCAGGGCTCGCGTGCACCTCCTGCCACCAGGATCTCCACGGCAAGGAATTCCCGCACGCGCCGAAACTGGCCAAGGTCGAATGCGGCAACTGCCACGCTGCGGAGCACGGCCAGTACGCCGAGAGCATCCACGGCCGGGCGGCGGCCCGCGGGGAGAAGCTCGCGCCCTCGTGCAAGAGCTGCCACGGCGGGCACGACGTGATGAGGGCACGCGAACCGCGTTCGCCGACCCACGTCGTCAGCATCCCGTTGCTGTGCGGGCGCTGCCACCACGAAGGCTCGCCGGTCCAGATCAAGTACAACATCCCGCAGGACTCCATCCTGGCCAACTACTCGGAGTCCATTCACGGCGAGGGGTTGTACCGCAAGGGGCTGTTGGTGACGGCCGTGTGCACGTCGTGCCACACGGCCCATCAGGTGCTGCCGCATACCGACCCACGCTCGAGCATCGCGCGCCAGAACGTGGCCAAGACCTGCACGCAGTGTCACGTCCGGATCGAGGAGGTGCACCGCAAGGTGGTGCGGGGCGAGCTGTGGGAGAAACAGGCGCACGTGATCCCGGCGTGCGTGGACTGCCACCAGCCGCATCGCGCACGCCGCGTGTTCTACACCCAGGGGATGGCCGACCAGGACTGCCTCTCCTGCCATGAGCGCCCGGGTCTGCGCGCCGCGGACGGGCGGTCGATGCACGTCCGAGCCGGCGAGCTAGCCGACTCGCGGCACGCCCGAGTCGCCTGCGCCCAGTGTCACACCGGGGTCACCGCATCCGAGCAGCGCCCGTGCCGAACGGTGATCGCCAAGGTCGACTGCTCGGTGTGCCACGCCGACCAGGTGGACACCTGGCGGCGCAGCACTCATGGGATGCTGACCGCGAAGGGGAGCCCGGACGCTCCCGACTGTGCCGAGTGTCACGGCACTCATGGCGTGCAGGGCCATCTGCAGACCCACTCGCCGACCTACGCGCGCAACGTGCCGGAGCTGTGCGGTCAATGCCATCGCGCCGGGCAGAAGGCGGCGGTCCGCTACCAGGGCGGGCAGAAGGAGATCGTCGAGCACTACGTCGAGAGCATCCACGGCAAGGGGCTCCTGAAGAGCGGGCTGGTGGTCACCGCGACCTGCGTGGACTGCCACACCGCGCACGGCGAGCTTCCCAAGAGCGACCCCGCGTCCACCGTCCACCCCGCCAACGTGGCGCGGACCTGCGCCCAGTGCCACCGCGGCATCTACGAGCAGTTCGTGACCAGCATTCACTCGCCCGCCGTCTCCAAGTCGAAGGAGCGGCTGCCCGGGTGCGCCGACTGCCATAGCGCGCACAGCATCGAGCGCACCGATCGCCAGGACTTTCGGCTCGAGATCATGAGCCAGTGCGGACAGTGCCATCAGGACTTGGCCAGGACCTACTTCGACACCTATCACGGCAAGGTCTCGAAGCTTGGCTACCTCAAGACCGCGAAATGCTACGACTGTCACGGTGCCCACGACATCCTGCCGCCGTGGGAACCGAAGTCCCACCTGAGTCGCGCCAACATCGTCGCCACCTGCAACCGCTGCCATCCGGGTTCGAACCGGCGCTTCGCGGGCTACCTGACGCACGCCACGCACCACGACCCCAAGCGGTATCCGGCGCTGTTCTGGACCTTCTGGGGCATGACCGGGCTCCTGGTCGGCACCTTCTTGGTGGCCGGGGTCCATACCCTGGCCTGGCTGCCGCGGTCGCTGCGCTACCGGCGCGAACTGAAGCGCACGCACGCCACGGAGTCGGCGGTCCACGTACGGCGCTTCCCGACGCTCTACCGCAACCTCCACCTGGCGGTGATCGTGAGCTTCCTCGGGCTCGCGCTGACCGGCATGACGCTCAAGTTCTCGTACATGACCTGGGCCTGGTGGCTGGCGCGGCTGCTCGGAGGATTCGAGGCCGCGGGGTTCATCCACCGGGTGTGCGCGCTCATCACCTTCGGCTACTTCGGCATCCACGTCTGGGACATGGTGCGCCGCAAGCGAACGAGCGGGGTGTCCTGGCGGCGATTCATCACCGGACCGAGCGGCATGCTCCCCGGCCGCGTCGATCTCAGGGAGTTCTGGCAGTCGGCGAAGTGGTTCCTCGGGCGTGGGAAGCGGCCCGAGTACGGGCGCTGGACGTACTGGGAGAAGTTCGACTACTTCGCGGTTTTCTGGGGTGTCAGCATCATCGGCGCGACCGGGCTGCTGCTCTGGTTCCCCACTTTCTTCACGCGCATCATCCCAGGCTGGCTTCTGAACGTGGCGACCATCATCCATAGCGACGAAGCGCTGCTCGCGGTGGGCTTCATCTTTACCGTGCACTTCTTCAACACCCACTTCCGCCCCGAGAAGTTCCCGATGGACACGGTCATCTTCACCGGCACCGTGCCGCTCGAAGAGTTCAAGAAAGACCGTCCGCGCGAATACCAAGAGCTGCTGGAGAGCGGCGAGCTGCAGCAGCGCCTTGAGCCCGCACCGTCGCCCCAGAAGGTGCACGCTTGGCGCGTGTTCGGCTCCATCGCGCTCGGCATCGGGATTCTGCTGGTGGTGCTCATTCTCTACGCAGCGATCTTCGGGTATCGATGA
- a CDS encoding cytochrome c family protein: MNRSKIWMRLLLVVLGIAVATQATKLWAYPETARQQKAAACASCHTNVAGGAALNEAGAAFKADNAKAVAAAAKAAQYVGVNKCKMCHVKQHKAWATTAHAKAWAGLKKTTPEKAAEMATALKVEIKGSPATTEGCVSCHVTGFQLAGGYPQADTAKAANVVNVTCEGCHGPGSLHVTAPAAEKKKTINRAVTANMCKQCHTPATSPKFDFAEYSKRGVHTVAAAK; this comes from the coding sequence GTGAACCGCTCGAAGATATGGATGAGGCTGCTCCTGGTCGTTCTGGGGATCGCCGTGGCCACTCAGGCCACGAAGCTGTGGGCCTATCCCGAGACGGCGCGCCAGCAGAAGGCGGCCGCCTGCGCGTCGTGCCACACGAACGTCGCCGGGGGGGCTGCCCTGAACGAGGCGGGCGCGGCGTTCAAGGCGGATAACGCGAAGGCGGTGGCGGCCGCGGCCAAGGCCGCGCAATACGTGGGCGTCAACAAATGCAAGATGTGTCACGTCAAGCAGCACAAGGCGTGGGCCACGACCGCGCACGCCAAAGCCTGGGCAGGCCTCAAGAAAACGACGCCCGAGAAGGCGGCCGAGATGGCCACCGCGCTGAAGGTCGAGATCAAAGGCTCGCCGGCGACCACCGAGGGCTGCGTGAGCTGCCACGTCACCGGCTTCCAGCTCGCGGGTGGCTACCCGCAGGCCGACACCGCCAAGGCGGCCAACGTCGTCAACGTGACCTGCGAGGGGTGCCACGGGCCCGGCAGTCTGCATGTGACTGCCCCGGCGGCCGAGAAGAAGAAGACCATCAACCGGGCCGTGACCGCCAACATGTGCAAGCAGTGCCACACTCCCGCGACCAGTCCGAAATTCGACTTCGCCGAGTACTCCAAACGCGGGGTGCACACAGTCGCGGCAGCCAAGTAG
- a CDS encoding 2-oxoacid:acceptor oxidoreductase family protein, producing the protein MLAFQSLAALALRDSSLHVQEWPFFSSARRGANIRSFLRMSRRAIDVACEVTRPTIALLMDESAGRSVDFAQGVPRGGTFVLNTRRSPEDCARHYRLTGRVFTVPGDDIGTRHLKHPIGNVSTYVALVLAIGGFDRQEMVDSFLAMLVKRRIPQLSRDNRTADYARSGFRLRFEDPATACTGCAHCVTNCPEGIIHFRTSSGSTDWRS; encoded by the coding sequence GTGCTGGCGTTCCAGAGCCTGGCGGCACTGGCGCTGCGCGATTCGAGCCTGCACGTGCAGGAGTGGCCGTTCTTCAGCTCGGCGCGGCGCGGCGCCAACATTCGCTCCTTCCTGCGCATGAGCCGCCGCGCGATCGACGTGGCGTGCGAGGTGACTCGACCCACGATCGCGTTGCTCATGGACGAGTCGGCCGGCCGCTCGGTGGACTTCGCGCAGGGAGTGCCGAGGGGCGGCACGTTCGTGCTGAACACCCGGCGCAGCCCCGAGGACTGCGCGCGGCACTACCGGCTCACCGGGCGCGTGTTCACCGTTCCCGGCGACGACATCGGCACGCGCCACCTGAAGCACCCGATCGGCAACGTCTCCACCTACGTGGCGCTGGTGCTGGCGATCGGTGGGTTCGACCGGCAAGAAATGGTCGATTCGTTTCTCGCCATGCTCGTCAAGCGGCGCATCCCCCAGCTGTCGCGTGACAACCGCACCGCCGATTACGCGCGCAGCGGCTTCCGCCTGCGCTTCGAAGATCCGGCGACCGCGTGCACCGGTTGCGCGCACTGCGTGACGAATTGCCCCGAGGGCATCATCCACTTCCGAACGTCGAGCGGCTCTACGGACTGGCGGAGTTGA